ctcacataaaatttgacccattttttcaaatttcaaactttgtaacttttgtatcattgcaagcacgtgtctgtaattttccatgagtatgcctacattatgtggctatattgtgatacaaaaagaaagtcCATATTGGGTGACTGTAAAGCTACTTCTCTTTTATCTATAGTCTCGGTGTGAAGAATCAGTCCTGACTCCAGGTCCATAAAAGATTATGCACAAAATTTTGCACTTTTGCCTGGTGAATCACACCGCCCATCTCCAGACAAAACCAACTCTTTGTCTTTCATTGTATCCAATTGTTGAGCCTATAAGTATCTTAAGGAACATTTAGTACCTGCTGTGCATGATAAAACTTGTTTACTGCCGGACATATCAAATTTCGTTGGTACATATGATAAGTAGATCATTTAATGATTTGAAGTCCAAAAAATTTAGCAAATGTTTCAAACTTGCTGTAGTGGTTGCTGGCAAAGTGGACATTATCTACATAGATATGTCCGTGTGCCTGGCTGACCAATTGATCTGATGATTTCCACATGAAGCAATGTTGATTTTCACAGATGCCACTGATTGAAATTGTACATCCAGTCAATAGATATTTGACAGAGAGCTTGGCTGTACACTCATCAGCTCTGCATGTTTGTCCTGTGAGTTCTAATAACTTCTGAATCGAGCAAACTACCTTTGCAGTGGTTCCTACAAAACGGAGTAGCATAATTTTTATATAAAGTAAATGTTATGCCAATACCAGTGGCAGTGGTGGGACCAGGGGTAGTGACGACATCAGGGGTAGCAGTGGTGGGACCAAGGGTAGTAACATCATCAGGGGTAGCAGTGATGGGACCAGGGGTAGTGACAACATCAGGGGTAGCAGTGGTGGGACCAGGGGTAGTGGCGACATCAGGGGTAGTAGTGGTGGGACCAAGGGTAGTAACATCATCAGGGGTAGCAGTGATGGAATCAGGAGTAGTGACAACATCAGGGGTAGCAGTGGTGGGACCAGGGCTAGTGACGACATCAGGGGTAGCAGTGGTGGGACCAAGGGTAGTAACATCATCAGGGGTAGCAGTGATGGGACCAGGGGTAGTAACAGAATAAAGTGTAATGTCAGCAGCGGTAGTCTATAATGTAAATCCAAGCTTCATTTGCACTTACTATTTTCAGCTGCAATCCACGTTTCTTCTCCATCAgtatcgtcatcatcatcatcattcacATATTCATCACTACTAGCAGCAGTCTCAGCATCTGAGTCACTATACGTGCAATAGTCACCAATTGGAAATAACAAAGGAATGCAAACCTGTTAGTATCACTGGAACTATCTTCATTTAGCACTTGTGAAATGTTATCAAGCCTGTAGTTAGATTTATAGTGGGTATATAGACTGATAGTCAGGCAAACATACACTCACAGGTGCTCAGTCATTTCATCAAGGTACCCATCACAAGAATAATTACAAACGTTGTTCGGCATCCTGTGATCACTGAAAATGCACAAAAAAAACAATCAATTACACCAAAGTTGCAGATGCATACTTGTGAGATCAGCCTCATACAACACCATCTAGCTAACCTTGACAGGCGTGGTCTTTTGTGGCTCcttgcaggtgtagatgatgtAGCAGTCATTTCAACATCAAAGTCAAAACGACTTGGAGAAGCAATTCCATACTGACTTCCAGGGGATCGCTCAACACTGAAACCCAAACATGTCTTCAGAACATTTTCGACGAAATTTAAAGTAATTAATAtggtgaattttctactgcctcactacctgcctgatgcgttcagtcaagcatagcaaaaaactggctatagctacagctttaatTACATCTTTGGCGGAAATGCTtcgaatttcatggagatgaaactttgtattttaaatattctACTATGTATGCACTACTGTCTTACTGATTTTCCTTCTTTATTGTGGCCATCGTtcatcagtagggcttccataatcatACAGTTCGTGCtaatatattggaatacatGTGTTATCGCACCAAATTTTTAGAATATGTATGTGATTTTGATGTTTGGTTTATATAAAGGACCTATTGTGCGACAACGAGAAATACACGTGTAAGACATCTAGCAAAGTTAAGCGgctaggtttaactgcttgcaTTTCTAAATGCATTTCTTTGTTGTGActatttctaattggtgtaaacatcatgCAAGACGCCACGAGCTCCTTGTGTGTGGAAGACATGGCCACCTAGAGCAAGGAGTGTACACGTCTTCTGTAATAAAAGGATACATGGTTAACACTGATTCACTACACTTGGTTTACCTTGTAAGGCCGTCACTGATCGACAGTTTATGTCATTTCAGCTAGTTCGGCGGTGCCACTTCGAAGATATTCACTGTAGAGATGAACGCATATGTAATTTATCCAGCTCCTCAATATTTTTATAAGCTTACGTACTTCAAGGTTCCCACTCATCAGCACTGTTTTAAGTGCAAACAGTTTTTTTGTGGTTACACAAATGTCACACACCGGATGTTTATCTAGTTGTGTATCTTATGTCCAAATTTGGAAGCACTGACCTTTTCTATGGCGACGATATGAATGTCTCGAGCGGATGGTGTAACCTTCCCCTGTAGTAAAGAGAAGAACGGATTATGCCATGAAGTACAGTATACTCCAAGCTACTAGAACAATTTATTGTGAGTTCTTATACTAAGTTTCAGACGCCTAGGGACTTGAAGTTAGAGCGTTGTGAACAAACTCGCTCATATCAACAAATtaccaaaaaaaaaacctttggtaaTGCCCGTTTATgacaatatattagccatttgataataaagggttaataATATTGTATCCGTTTTATTACAGTGAGACTTCAATTCTCTGAATGTCTGCATGTCATTCTTATCCACAAAAGGAAGCTCCAATTCATTactttaaccctttattaccgaagtttttttacaaaaccgcaagtgtgaaaacttttatggcttgtgtgaactgtGTGCGATACGAGtagaccccacccattaattaacccatcaagctatataccgtttgatagccacctctctcttctaccaacacagctagaatacttacagatcacacacacaactcacgcgctatgaagcgaagaaaACGTATCTTCTCCATATCGCCATAGCATTGAAAGATGGGCAccgccatcttactaatcaacgcaatgacatcacactatttatttttagaatccttatcacgtggggaATGGAGTAATTCTAACTAAAAcctcctagtagcagggagaaggcgaacatggagttttaaacaggtattattgttttgtatacgctattttatattgccaagtgccataacttgcCCATGCTTCTTTCTATCGCGgaacggtaaacttcattaaaaacgcccggtccttctgagcagtttggtagcaatttcagcttcgtagcccctaggaaaaaggagttatggctcCATTTATAAAAGGCActcgttatggcaatatattagccattcgataataaagggttaacaCACAATTTTTAATGAAAcactattagaacagtcacttttattgtatggagtttggataatcaagattTGAATAATGGAGATCCTGCTATAAATCTGTTAATGATATCCAGCCCATGCATCACTTTCTATTCAATTTACTGGCATTCTAATCTACAGTATTGTGCGAAAGAACATTCCATTACATATATATCATGCTTTAACGGTATGATCCAGGCTTCAGCAAGGGGGGCATCTTGGCTTATCACTGATGATGGGGGAGGTTTTTAAATTAAGCCTTTGTTGCATAACCAGAAACCATTTTATAGTACGGTATAAGAAAAAGGTATTGcaactagggctgggacgaagcttgaAATTTATATTCGAACATTCGCTAAtaaaatattcgaatattcgaagcttcggtgttggtaggttttcttgtatttatgtttaagttttatctttctaatcctattttgtatgtttgtaagcatttggataATGCATAACAGCAGTTTTGAATGACGCTATCGagcgattgcaaatgggcgtgcctgctatactgcaatcatgcatagttAAATGCCAACTAATGGCTTTAAGGATGTTtttcatgcattatctatcactttataaggcaTTAAAGGCTTCTACCATGGTAGAAAGATAAATTTTCATTGGCTTAAAAATGGGCGTGGCAGGTGACATTGATCGTGCAAGGTGAATAA
This genomic interval from Dysidea avara chromosome 15, odDysAvar1.4, whole genome shotgun sequence contains the following:
- the LOC136245305 gene encoding platelet glycoprotein Ib alpha chain-like, whose translation is MPNNVCNYSCDGYLDEMTEHLLDNISQVLNEDSSSDTNSDSDAETAASSDEYVNDDDDDDTDGEETWITTAADITLYSVTTPGPITATPDDVTTLGPTTATPDVVTSPGPTTATPDVVTTPDSITATPDDVTTLGPTTTTPDVATTPGPTTATPDVVTTPGPITATPDDVTTLGPTTATPDVVTTPGPTTATGTTAKAQQLDTMKDKELVLSGDGRCDSPGKSAKFCA